Proteins from one Mesotoga infera genomic window:
- a CDS encoding cyclic nucleotide-binding domain-containing protein, protein MLRSEGVNDRIYMAGELADPITISGCSHSGDLFTIGYSSVLVGNKEELGEYLVAKPERLKRVFDSVRQEIFSCESCSDMDFEDFMKGLIEAKQRWLDEFPPLLFGEKSLYRKGVKLIERGEFAEAEEVLKFYLSHYENSPLTLPATIFYAVSCICNRKVEISLKAIVQIMGGSSSELSNLARKMVCYLELFETAYRLITKGPGYSKDFFNHFTDLLLDRSSRARGDTVIFEEGNKSNNVVFLLEGSLKFLKTNRSRTSLLFTIDAPNSVGEIHAFTGGSWDTTVVASDNSRFAVLSDEEFLDILIDKFPQEGFRLLEYLLGYFRAIRGF, encoded by the coding sequence TTGCTTAGAAGTGAAGGAGTAAACGACAGGATATACATGGCCGGTGAACTCGCCGATCCTATAACTATATCAGGTTGTAGCCACAGTGGAGACCTCTTCACAATAGGTTATTCATCAGTATTAGTCGGAAACAAGGAAGAACTGGGTGAATATCTGGTAGCCAAACCTGAAAGATTGAAAAGAGTCTTCGACAGTGTTCGCCAAGAAATATTTTCGTGTGAAAGTTGTAGTGATATGGATTTCGAAGATTTCATGAAAGGGCTCATAGAGGCTAAACAAAGATGGCTCGACGAGTTTCCTCCGCTTCTCTTCGGCGAAAAGTCGCTTTATCGTAAAGGAGTAAAGCTCATAGAGAGGGGTGAATTTGCGGAGGCCGAAGAGGTTCTCAAATTCTACCTTTCTCATTACGAGAATTCACCACTAACCTTGCCGGCGACGATTTTTTATGCGGTGAGCTGTATCTGCAATCGGAAAGTCGAAATCTCACTCAAGGCCATCGTTCAGATTATGGGCGGATCCAGCAGCGAATTATCTAATCTTGCACGAAAAATGGTGTGTTATCTAGAACTTTTCGAGACCGCCTACAGACTTATAACTAAAGGGCCGGGTTATAGTAAGGATTTCTTCAATCATTTTACCGATCTCCTATTGGACAGATCCTCCAGGGCGAGAGGCGATACAGTCATATTTGAAGAAGGCAACAAGTCTAATAACGTGGTCTTCCTTCTGGAAGGTAGCCTAAAATTCCTAAAAACAAACCGAAGCAGGACATCGCTACTCTTCACAATTGACGCTCCCAATTCTGTTGGAGAGATCCACGCATTCACCGGAGGAAGTTGGGACACCACGGTAGTTGCCAGCGATAATTCAAGGTTCGCGGTTCTCAGTGATGAAGAGTTCTTAGACATCCTAATTGACAAATTTCCCCAGGAGGGGTTCAGATTACTCGAATATCTGCTCGGCTATTTTAGAGCGATACGGGGCTTTTGA
- a CDS encoding efflux RND transporter permease subunit — protein sequence MWRRLLGELSRRPVAIFLLMGTLIFLGLFSWQKLPVDLLPNLNVPYALIVTPYIGATPEEVERDITDPLESAVSFTSGVKSISSQSRDGYSILTVEFEGDTDMAFAISRLRDSIDTFSFELASDVDPIIVEFNPSLLPVYILGISSREANDLIAQTNKLMGALSRIDGVANVMLAGIPEQQVVVTLDRERMEELEIPLEIVKTVLEEGVRYPMGFLEKDGLVYTLSVRCEFTSLEELSNTVVGFRGMGSSISALTLETGRTFQLSGIPIPVRLNQIATVELLDQEIRGAISVNGLNAAVITVQKQSGANTVNVAAEISKLLKEWEKSEIQSEVITISDTSQFTNMAIKGLFKNLLIGAFVATLVIFAFLRNFVATLAIAVSMPLSLLTAILILYFSGFGLDLMTLGGLTMAVGMIVDNSIVVLEAIYRYLEARKKPYEAAGQGSEVVGAIFASTLTTVAVFVPFAFISGLAAQIFRYFAFALAFSLGASLFIAIIMIPAFTGFIRVRRPRESNYVRYKAFLKKLLERRLLTILVFVVIFALSLFAFFLKSTEFIPSFDNGIVTIDLTLPKNTDYRTTVKAAKEIEDAIMENSEEIALKTVYTMAGVTGDIITLLTGYSENMATIQVYLNDLGERRISTDDALRSLAKITDGIVEKYGGEISIGTSGLELEAVFGRDIEIAVFDGDLDSMRAKVESLAAELAGVVGIENIQTSFDNRQDVIELTIDRSKATLAGLYHLQVLGAIQPYTVGIDLGMISLNGKSLPVKLQQTKGEGYEWIKSLPIDSLLGNKTYIGIVSNMEIRESPSTIEHLDNQRVGYVKADVLGRPLGQVVEEVREIIEGRDGLTNCQLKGQGDLIQQIIEQFGFALLAGIIFMYLIIGAQFESLVYPLVIFCTLPMALVGVVVVSYLFNLTINISSLVGVLTLAGVIVNNGIVMITQINQLRESGMEKREAILEGAGRRARPILMTSLTTVVALLPTALIKAEGSELESPLALVIAGGLLVGTIFTLLLTPVLYDLIDNLSVRFKKKNSIQ from the coding sequence ATGTGGAGAAGATTACTTGGTGAACTATCCAGAAGACCTGTCGCAATTTTTCTATTGATGGGGACACTGATATTCCTGGGACTTTTTTCGTGGCAGAAACTGCCGGTTGATCTTCTACCTAATCTTAACGTTCCATATGCTCTGATCGTGACTCCATACATAGGAGCAACCCCGGAGGAGGTTGAAAGAGATATAACCGATCCTTTAGAGAGCGCCGTTTCCTTTACCAGTGGCGTGAAGAGTATCTCGTCGCAATCACGTGATGGGTACTCGATACTTACGGTCGAGTTCGAAGGAGATACAGATATGGCATTCGCGATATCGAGATTGAGAGATTCCATAGATACGTTTTCATTCGAACTGGCAAGCGATGTAGATCCTATAATAGTCGAATTCAACCCTTCGCTATTACCGGTGTATATACTGGGAATATCTTCCAGAGAGGCAAATGATCTCATAGCTCAGACCAACAAACTCATGGGAGCACTTTCGAGGATAGACGGAGTTGCCAACGTGATGCTTGCCGGTATCCCCGAACAGCAGGTTGTCGTTACTCTAGATAGGGAGAGAATGGAGGAGCTGGAAATACCTCTGGAAATAGTAAAAACCGTTCTAGAAGAAGGTGTACGCTATCCCATGGGTTTTCTGGAAAAAGATGGCCTAGTATATACCTTATCGGTCCGATGCGAATTCACATCGCTTGAAGAACTTTCGAACACTGTTGTGGGGTTCAGAGGCATGGGAAGTTCGATATCGGCACTGACACTGGAGACGGGCAGGACTTTCCAGTTGAGTGGAATCCCTATTCCAGTTAGGCTGAACCAGATAGCAACTGTGGAGTTATTAGATCAAGAGATCAGGGGTGCGATCTCAGTTAACGGTCTAAATGCAGCAGTAATTACAGTTCAGAAGCAATCTGGAGCCAACACTGTGAATGTCGCCGCCGAAATTTCGAAGTTACTGAAAGAGTGGGAGAAGTCGGAGATACAATCGGAAGTGATCACGATCAGTGATACGAGCCAATTCACTAACATGGCTATCAAGGGACTCTTCAAGAATCTGCTTATTGGAGCGTTCGTGGCCACCCTGGTGATCTTTGCCTTCTTGAGGAACTTTGTTGCGACTCTAGCCATAGCGGTTTCGATGCCCCTCTCTCTCTTGACTGCAATATTGATACTCTATTTTTCCGGCTTTGGGCTCGACTTAATGACCTTGGGAGGCCTCACCATGGCCGTAGGAATGATAGTTGATAACAGTATAGTCGTGCTCGAGGCCATATACAGATACCTCGAAGCCAGAAAGAAACCTTACGAGGCGGCAGGTCAAGGCTCCGAAGTTGTTGGCGCTATCTTCGCCTCGACACTGACAACTGTGGCCGTCTTCGTGCCTTTCGCTTTCATAAGTGGTCTGGCCGCCCAGATCTTCAGATACTTTGCGTTTGCGCTGGCCTTTTCTCTGGGTGCTTCGCTTTTCATAGCTATAATCATGATCCCTGCTTTCACTGGATTTATACGGGTAAGGCGGCCCAGGGAAAGTAACTATGTAAGATACAAAGCTTTTTTGAAAAAGCTACTCGAGCGGAGATTACTAACCATACTGGTATTTGTCGTGATATTTGCCCTCAGTCTCTTCGCCTTTTTTTTAAAGAGCACCGAGTTTATACCAAGCTTTGACAACGGAATCGTTACCATTGATCTCACTTTACCAAAAAACACCGATTACCGTACTACAGTAAAGGCAGCAAAAGAGATAGAAGACGCCATAATGGAGAATTCAGAGGAAATCGCTCTTAAGACAGTCTATACAATGGCCGGTGTTACCGGGGATATAATTACTCTTCTCACAGGTTATTCGGAGAACATGGCCACAATCCAGGTTTATCTAAATGATCTTGGTGAGAGGAGAATTTCCACAGACGATGCTTTGAGAAGTCTCGCCAAAATTACTGATGGAATTGTCGAAAAATATGGCGGAGAGATCAGTATCGGCACGAGCGGGTTGGAACTGGAAGCTGTTTTCGGCAGGGATATAGAAATAGCAGTTTTCGACGGCGATCTCGATAGTATGAGGGCCAAAGTCGAGAGCCTTGCTGCTGAACTGGCGGGTGTAGTAGGAATCGAGAACATACAGACTAGTTTCGACAACAGACAGGATGTGATCGAGTTAACGATAGATAGAAGTAAGGCTACATTGGCCGGTCTTTACCACTTACAGGTTCTGGGAGCCATTCAACCCTATACAGTGGGTATAGACCTCGGAATGATCAGTCTGAATGGCAAGAGCTTGCCAGTTAAACTTCAACAGACAAAGGGAGAGGGATACGAGTGGATCAAATCCCTCCCTATCGATTCTTTGCTTGGAAATAAAACCTATATCGGTATAGTTTCCAACATGGAGATAAGGGAAAGCCCCTCTACAATAGAACATCTAGACAACCAGAGGGTTGGCTATGTGAAAGCCGATGTACTGGGTAGACCACTCGGACAGGTAGTAGAAGAGGTGAGAGAAATCATAGAGGGTCGGGATGGCCTGACCAATTGTCAGCTGAAAGGTCAAGGAGACCTAATCCAACAGATAATAGAGCAATTCGGTTTTGCCTTGTTGGCGGGAATAATCTTCATGTATCTTATAATCGGTGCCCAGTTCGAGTCGCTGGTTTATCCGCTTGTCATCTTCTGTACCCTTCCGATGGCCCTTGTCGGTGTGGTCGTTGTATCTTATCTTTTCAATCTCACCATAAATATAAGCAGCCTAGTTGGAGTACTCACGCTAGCAGGCGTAATAGTTAACAATGGAATAGTAATGATAACTCAGATAAATCAGTTGAGGGAGAGCGGAATGGAAAAGAGAGAAGCTATCTTAGAAGGTGCAGGCAGACGTGCCAGGCCAATACTTATGACATCGCTGACAACTGTTGTCGCATTACTCCCTACGGCCTTAATAAAGGCAGAAGGCTCGGAATTGGAGAGTCCCCTCGCTCTTGTAATTGCCGGAGGGTTGCTTGTGGGAACTATCTTTACTCTTTTACTGACTCCAGTTCTTTACGATTTGATAGATAATCTCTCTGTGAGATTCAAAAAGAAAAACTCTATACAATGA
- a CDS encoding carbohydrate ABC transporter permease, protein MTGNKRTLWLLGKIGFWILVIFIFFYMLFPFYWAVNSSLKSEAQLQMTPATFLPVDSQGRFSPTLQNYVAIFKDGTFVRALWNSTIVAGLTTILALCVGSFAAYAMGKLRFKGKKATLYLILSLTMFPQITVLSGLYAVITTLNLSTRLSLILSYMIFTLPFTTWVLTAFFKELPSEIMQSARVDGATPFQTFRMILLPLTAPAMVTSGLLAFIAAWNEYIFALTFTTIAPGARTIPVAISLFTGSVSRQVPFGEIMAGAVVVTVPIVVLVFIFQRRIVQGLTAGAVKG, encoded by the coding sequence ATGACTGGAAATAAGAGAACCCTCTGGTTACTGGGAAAAATTGGTTTCTGGATACTTGTGATTTTTATATTTTTCTATATGCTCTTTCCCTTCTACTGGGCAGTCAACTCTTCATTGAAATCCGAGGCACAACTACAGATGACACCTGCAACCTTCCTTCCGGTAGATAGTCAGGGAAGGTTCTCGCCTACACTTCAGAATTATGTGGCCATCTTCAAAGATGGAACTTTCGTCCGGGCGCTCTGGAATAGCACAATCGTGGCCGGACTGACAACAATACTGGCGCTCTGTGTGGGCTCTTTCGCGGCTTATGCCATGGGCAAGCTGAGGTTCAAAGGGAAAAAGGCTACCCTGTACTTGATACTTTCCCTGACAATGTTTCCTCAGATAACAGTCCTGTCGGGACTTTACGCCGTTATCACAACGTTGAATCTCAGCACCCGTCTCAGCTTAATACTCTCATACATGATCTTCACACTACCCTTCACAACATGGGTATTGACGGCCTTTTTCAAAGAGTTACCTTCGGAAATAATGCAATCGGCACGGGTAGATGGAGCTACTCCCTTCCAGACATTTCGTATGATTTTATTGCCACTCACTGCCCCGGCGATGGTAACATCAGGTTTGCTGGCCTTCATAGCAGCCTGGAACGAGTACATCTTCGCACTAACCTTTACAACGATAGCACCCGGAGCGAGAACTATCCCGGTGGCTATCTCGCTTTTCACCGGAAGCGTTTCTAGACAGGTTCCCTTTGGAGAAATCATGGCCGGTGCCGTAGTGGTCACCGTTCCAATAGTAGTTCTAGTCTTCATATTCCAGAGAAGGATAGTTCAGGGTCTCACGGCAGGGGCGGTGAAAGGTTAA
- a CDS encoding DUF3783 domain-containing protein: MNRESSILVWCDQVALDILREGIPGIEIIDCRGFEQYSVESILKGEEIEKELSFGRESTDGNEVYCFVIFDGLKNELIGRTVSFIKKAVWRRWIFATTTENNLSWKLRDLQKELIEEHNYFETRGDKSD; this comes from the coding sequence GTGAATCGAGAATCGAGTATCTTGGTTTGGTGTGACCAGGTAGCATTGGATATTTTGAGAGAGGGGATTCCAGGAATCGAAATAATTGATTGTCGCGGATTTGAACAATACTCAGTTGAGTCCATTCTAAAAGGTGAAGAAATTGAGAAAGAACTATCTTTCGGAAGAGAAAGCACGGACGGAAACGAAGTGTATTGCTTTGTCATCTTTGATGGTCTTAAAAACGAGCTCATAGGTCGTACTGTGAGTTTCATCAAAAAAGCTGTCTGGAGACGATGGATCTTTGCCACCACTACGGAGAACAATCTATCATGGAAGCTGAGGGATCTTCAGAAGGAATTGATAGAGGAACATAATTACTTCGAAACGAGAGGCGATAAAAGTGATTGA
- a CDS encoding carbohydrate ABC transporter permease, with protein sequence MARKESKLTLAQKEQRTAYKLLIPALIILAAVAFYPLFEVFYTSFTNRVFASGTDKAPDFIGIENYKSLLGLTIQELPPVIDPETGQPQVDTSGKIVYERAVRILPRTPVRYREWFQFSFFGKRYVVGARDPEFMKAIWNTLVFTVISVFLETILGLGVALVVNSNFKGRGIMRATMLVPWAVITVVSARIWEWMLQPTRAGLFNMVLNRLGLGDGSLSFLSSPALQMPTLIAVDVWKTTPFMALLLLAGLQLIPRELYEAGRVDGANKFRQFFSITLPLLKPTLAVALIFRTLDALRVFDVFQVLMGNRMYSMATYNYYQLIGNRNMGLASAIGVIIFIFIAIFAVIYMRLMGVDKE encoded by the coding sequence ATGGCCAGGAAAGAAAGTAAGCTTACTCTTGCGCAGAAAGAACAGAGAACCGCCTACAAACTTCTAATACCGGCATTGATAATTTTGGCAGCCGTAGCCTTTTACCCATTATTCGAGGTCTTTTACACGAGTTTCACAAACAGGGTTTTCGCCTCCGGAACTGATAAAGCGCCTGACTTCATAGGTATAGAAAACTACAAAAGCCTTTTAGGTTTAACGATTCAAGAGTTGCCCCCGGTGATCGATCCAGAAACAGGGCAACCCCAGGTCGATACTTCGGGCAAAATAGTTTACGAAAGGGCCGTCAGGATACTTCCAAGAACACCCGTCAGATACAGGGAATGGTTCCAGTTCTCCTTTTTCGGCAAACGCTACGTAGTAGGTGCAAGAGATCCGGAATTCATGAAAGCAATCTGGAACACGCTGGTATTCACAGTAATTTCCGTATTTCTAGAAACAATTCTTGGTCTTGGTGTGGCACTTGTTGTGAACAGCAACTTCAAAGGCAGAGGGATCATGAGGGCGACCATGCTGGTTCCATGGGCCGTTATCACCGTAGTCTCGGCGAGAATATGGGAGTGGATGTTACAGCCAACAAGAGCTGGACTATTCAACATGGTCCTGAACAGGCTTGGACTGGGAGACGGAAGCCTCTCTTTCCTAAGCTCGCCTGCACTTCAAATGCCAACGTTGATAGCTGTTGATGTCTGGAAGACGACACCCTTTATGGCTCTTTTACTTCTGGCCGGACTCCAGTTGATACCCAGGGAACTCTATGAAGCCGGAAGAGTCGACGGTGCCAATAAGTTCAGACAGTTCTTTTCTATCACACTACCACTTCTCAAACCGACTCTAGCCGTTGCGCTGATATTCAGAACGCTCGACGCTTTGAGAGTTTTCGATGTTTTTCAGGTCTTAATGGGAAACAGGATGTATTCGATGGCCACCTACAATTACTATCAGCTCATCGGAAACAGGAATATGGGACTGGCCTCGGCTATTGGGGTGATCATCTTCATTTTCATAGCCATCTTCGCGGTCATATATATGCGGTTGATGGGAGTTGATAAAGAATGA
- a CDS encoding GNAT family N-acetyltransferase, translated as MIESVFRKLDELSKVDVVNLLNVIFEDYALRMQWNLESFDRDVHENSISMSDSFVMEMKGEPVGIVLLSFRDKRARIDLMGVIPSFRRSGIGFQMVDESVKICKWKGSDSVVLEVLKKDSRAMGFYRKFGFRERRDLITFFLRKCGKNGYTLKKTTPDVVMEKALCTMGKYGRQPEWQREPSNFSRLDLYNFDRIVDESEREIGYCVWGQKEDVMYIVDCGPSERADFHEVLQAICGIAKGNEHLLLFPTVPEEDALFKAAEEFEPEILLVQTEMIYKLH; from the coding sequence GTGATTGAAAGTGTTTTTAGAAAACTTGATGAACTCTCAAAGGTCGATGTGGTAAATCTCCTCAACGTTATTTTCGAAGATTATGCGCTGCGAATGCAGTGGAACCTTGAGAGCTTCGATCGCGATGTCCACGAGAACAGTATCTCCATGTCCGATTCTTTCGTCATGGAAATGAAGGGTGAACCAGTCGGGATAGTTCTGCTCAGTTTTAGAGACAAGCGGGCCAGAATCGATCTCATGGGCGTTATACCCTCGTTCAGAAGAAGCGGCATCGGTTTTCAGATGGTAGATGAGTCGGTGAAGATCTGTAAATGGAAGGGCAGCGATAGTGTGGTGCTGGAGGTTCTCAAAAAGGATTCGAGAGCCATGGGCTTTTACAGGAAGTTCGGTTTTCGTGAGAGGAGGGACCTGATAACTTTCTTTCTCAGAAAATGCGGCAAAAACGGTTATACTCTTAAGAAAACCACGCCCGATGTAGTAATGGAAAAGGCTCTCTGTACTATGGGCAAATACGGAAGACAGCCTGAATGGCAGCGTGAGCCATCGAATTTTTCTCGCTTGGATTTATACAACTTCGACAGAATAGTTGATGAGAGCGAAAGAGAAATCGGATACTGTGTCTGGGGTCAGAAAGAGGATGTTATGTATATAGTTGACTGCGGTCCGTCGGAACGTGCCGATTTCCATGAAGTGCTTCAGGCTATCTGTGGCATAGCAAAAGGTAACGAACATCTTCTATTGTTCCCAACAGTTCCTGAAGAAGACGCGCTTTTCAAAGCCGCCGAAGAATTCGAACCGGAAATACTACTTGTTCAGACTGAGATGATTTATAAGCTTCATTAA
- a CDS encoding LacI family DNA-binding transcriptional regulator, which produces MRKPTIRDVARLSGVGIGTVSRVLNGGSVKPSTKEKVTKAIAKLGYRPSSVARRLAGGRTRRVLFFMPEVRTEFHWRVMKAFDDALDSMNYEMVIYPLFSGRRLERLHNDTTLLRDSDGAVFCTMNMEFLLKRKIDFGKNIVLLESQSEDYDCVYLDNFLGGKYAAQLLLDNGAKEFFTVTFEESNNILATENFEKRLLGFSKTLETSGYRFGKDHAVYTSFFFDTAHEKIADILLNYEKPGIFALADNFALEVLQTASAVKKIPGKDFFLVGYDNQSWTERAGLTTIQQPMEEMGRKAAELIINRIEEPVGYIQPVKFLPFVVRRKTA; this is translated from the coding sequence TTGAGAAAGCCAACTATTAGAGATGTTGCGAGACTTTCAGGTGTTGGAATCGGTACCGTTTCCAGAGTCTTGAATGGCGGTTCTGTTAAGCCTTCGACGAAAGAAAAAGTGACAAAGGCTATCGCCAAGCTTGGTTATCGACCCAGCTCAGTTGCCCGACGACTGGCAGGCGGGCGAACCAGGAGGGTGCTCTTTTTCATGCCTGAAGTGAGAACCGAGTTTCACTGGCGTGTGATGAAAGCATTCGATGATGCACTCGACTCAATGAATTATGAAATGGTGATATACCCTCTCTTCTCCGGCCGGAGATTAGAAAGACTGCACAACGACACCACTCTTCTCAGAGATTCAGATGGGGCGGTTTTCTGTACAATGAACATGGAGTTTCTTCTGAAGCGCAAGATCGATTTTGGAAAAAATATCGTGCTTCTCGAATCGCAGTCGGAGGATTACGACTGCGTCTATCTGGACAATTTTCTCGGAGGAAAATACGCCGCCCAATTACTACTAGACAACGGTGCAAAGGAGTTCTTTACCGTTACTTTTGAGGAGAGCAACAACATACTGGCAACGGAGAACTTCGAAAAGAGGTTACTTGGTTTTTCGAAAACGCTCGAAACTTCCGGCTACAGATTTGGAAAGGACCATGCTGTATATACTTCTTTCTTCTTCGATACGGCTCACGAAAAGATAGCCGACATTCTTCTCAATTACGAAAAACCAGGCATATTTGCACTTGCCGACAACTTCGCGCTCGAAGTTCTCCAAACGGCTTCGGCAGTCAAGAAGATTCCAGGGAAGGACTTCTTCCTGGTCGGTTACGATAACCAGAGTTGGACTGAGAGAGCCGGACTTACAACTATACAGCAACCGATGGAGGAGATGGGAAGAAAAGCGGCCGAGCTCATCATAAACAGAATCGAAGAACCGGTTGGCTATATTCAACCGGTCAAGTTTCTACCATTTGTGGTGCGCAGAAAGACGGCCTGA
- a CDS encoding ABC transporter substrate-binding protein: MRKLLLTLMLVLVALVAFSQIVLTVAAGAVGQELELTKRAAEAYMKIHPDITVKVLDTPDMVQDRLGLYLQFLEAKSPEIDVYQIDVIWPGDLAQHFIDLYEYNADKVVSMHFPAIVENNTVDGRLVAIPWFTDAGLLYYRTDLLEKYGLKPPTTWDELENAAKIIQEGERKTNPDFWGFVWQGNAYEGLTCDALEWLASNDAGTIISPDKKITIANANAVEILEKVAGWIGTISPSGVLTFAEEDARAVWQTGNAAFMRNWPYCYSLSKGPDSNVAGKFDVSPLPAGKSGNGAATLGGWQLSVSKYSKNPKEAADLALFMAGYEIQKLRAVEGSMNPTIQALYADYEVLKANPFFGSLFDVFINAVARPSTATAPRYNEVSTLFFKAVHSILSGTSNAQTALEELALDLQDITGFEIVWGF, from the coding sequence ATGAGAAAGTTACTGCTTACTCTAATGTTAGTACTTGTAGCATTGGTGGCGTTTTCGCAGATCGTTCTAACCGTGGCGGCCGGAGCTGTCGGACAGGAACTTGAACTCACAAAACGAGCGGCCGAAGCTTATATGAAGATCCATCCCGATATCACGGTTAAGGTTCTTGACACTCCTGATATGGTCCAAGACAGGCTCGGGCTTTACCTGCAGTTTTTAGAAGCAAAGAGCCCTGAGATCGATGTCTATCAGATCGACGTAATATGGCCCGGCGATCTGGCGCAGCATTTCATAGACCTCTACGAATACAACGCTGATAAAGTAGTCTCGATGCACTTCCCGGCAATAGTTGAGAATAACACAGTCGATGGCAGGCTCGTTGCCATTCCCTGGTTCACCGATGCTGGATTACTCTATTACAGAACCGACCTGCTTGAGAAGTACGGACTTAAACCACCCACCACCTGGGATGAACTTGAGAATGCAGCAAAGATCATACAGGAAGGCGAAAGAAAAACCAACCCCGACTTCTGGGGCTTCGTCTGGCAGGGTAACGCCTACGAAGGACTAACATGTGATGCTCTCGAGTGGCTGGCATCCAACGACGCAGGCACAATTATCAGCCCCGATAAGAAGATAACTATCGCCAATGCAAACGCCGTCGAGATACTCGAAAAAGTCGCCGGCTGGATCGGCACAATATCACCATCAGGAGTTCTGACCTTTGCCGAGGAAGATGCGAGGGCAGTATGGCAAACGGGAAATGCAGCCTTCATGAGGAACTGGCCATATTGCTACAGTCTTAGTAAAGGCCCGGATAGCAATGTCGCTGGTAAGTTCGACGTTTCGCCGCTTCCGGCTGGCAAGAGTGGAAATGGAGCAGCGACGCTTGGAGGCTGGCAGCTCTCTGTCAGCAAGTACAGTAAAAATCCAAAAGAAGCGGCAGATCTGGCTTTATTCATGGCCGGTTACGAAATTCAGAAGCTCAGAGCCGTCGAAGGCTCAATGAACCCGACCATACAGGCTCTCTATGCAGACTATGAAGTTCTCAAGGCCAATCCGTTCTTTGGATCACTCTTTGATGTCTTTATAAACGCTGTTGCAAGACCATCTACGGCAACGGCTCCCAGATACAACGAAGTGTCCACCCTATTCTTCAAGGCAGTTCACAGTATTCTATCGGGAACTTCAAATGCCCAGACCGCCCTTGAAGAGCTGGCACTGGATCTACAAGACATAACTGGCTTTGAAATAGTCTGGGGATTCTGA
- a CDS encoding DegV family protein: MIGFICDSVVDLPEELARRDDVFVVPVMVILDGKSYREGQEIEKKTILQHLEKNFAQTSLPNPTDVLESYRSMVERGYNELLVINLSGSLSGTHNLFVTMAAQFMSENPNVHIECIDSLSLSGGAAMLVYRAFMMKERGDSLKVIASDLRKRAGKDNIVFFVLPTLKYLKESGRIGKLEAALGQILNVKPIVTIDRSGVFSQVGRTRGMRKAVEKMVEKLKSAVNGKKIFCIALYHSGDDDETMTLVSWVKEQISGLSKVLFAGELSAGILVHGGSGIIGIGALVG; this comes from the coding sequence TTGATAGGTTTTATCTGTGACTCAGTAGTGGATCTTCCAGAAGAGTTGGCCAGACGGGACGATGTTTTTGTGGTACCGGTCATGGTAATTTTGGATGGTAAATCTTATCGTGAGGGTCAGGAAATCGAAAAGAAGACAATACTGCAACATTTGGAAAAGAATTTTGCTCAAACTTCTCTGCCAAATCCTACAGATGTATTGGAATCGTACCGATCGATGGTTGAACGTGGCTACAACGAACTCCTTGTTATAAATCTCTCGGGTTCTTTGAGTGGTACACACAATCTATTTGTCACTATGGCCGCACAATTCATGAGCGAGAATCCTAACGTTCACATCGAGTGTATCGATTCACTCTCACTCTCTGGCGGGGCTGCAATGCTTGTCTATCGGGCCTTTATGATGAAAGAGCGGGGCGATTCTCTGAAAGTGATTGCCTCCGATCTCAGAAAGCGTGCCGGAAAAGATAACATCGTTTTCTTTGTACTTCCCACCCTGAAATACTTAAAAGAAAGCGGAAGAATCGGGAAACTAGAAGCGGCTCTGGGACAAATACTCAACGTTAAGCCCATTGTCACCATCGATCGAAGTGGAGTTTTTTCCCAGGTAGGGAGGACCAGAGGAATGAGAAAAGCCGTTGAGAAAATGGTTGAAAAACTAAAATCGGCGGTCAATGGCAAAAAGATATTTTGCATCGCGTTATACCATTCCGGCGACGACGACGAAACTATGACCCTGGTTTCCTGGGTAAAAGAACAGATAAGCGGTCTATCGAAGGTGCTTTTTGCGGGTGAACTGTCGGCCGGAATTCTTGTACACGGAGGAAGCGGAATTATCGGTATTGGCGCACTGGTTGGATAG